The Panthera leo isolate Ple1 chromosome D1, P.leo_Ple1_pat1.1, whole genome shotgun sequence region GTGAAACTTTTTCCACATACAGGGCAGTCGTGGTGTCTCCCTAACAGGGGGCAGATAGGCATGCTTTCCCGAAGATTCGATAAACTATTGACTTGAGAAGTATTTGTACCAAAGCTTCTCTCGTTAGGTCTACTTGGATCATCCTCAAAGACTATTTCCCAGTCTGGAGTCTGGTGGATTTCTGGATCTCCCAAAATAGATCTGTGTATATCCTCCAAACTTACATCTTCTTGCTCAAGGTACTCTTCCTCGTCTTCACTCCTGTCTCCTGTAGAGAGGGTGAGAGGCGAAAAGGGGAAATTACAGAGGTTAACGATGCTTTCTACGCAATGGCGGGGTTTTTAAAGTCTTGGGAAGGCGAGACCGGATAGAGAGAAGCCCACATTTCACACCGTAGaggctgggagagaaggaaatgacCAGTCAGCTGAATtctgtcatgtgccaggcactttctgATAGATTATCTCGTGCTGTCAACAAGCCTTAGTATGGACAAAGATTATTATCCTCGTTTCAGAAACGTGAGGACCGAGAATTTAAGTGACCTGCTTAGTAAATGACGAGAGCTGCAGTTCCAAAGttccgtgtttttttttttatctttcaccaCGTTGCACGACATATCCCTCACACGAATGacgggaggggaaagaggagggtgAGGACAGAATCTGGCATTCAGAGGCAGACGGGGGGAATGGCCAACAGGTTGGAAGAACCAATGGAGGGGGGCGCCCCAGAGGGGGAAGGGGACTGCCAGCTCTGCAGGGAGAGATTCCTTTTGTCGTTCCTCACCTGTGTAGGTAAAACTCAGGATTTCTGGCTCTTGAGGCTCTTGAGGCTCTGGGATATCTGGGACCAAAGGCTCTTCCTCTCTAACGTGGGAGATCTCATCTAGTCTGGGGATTGGAAACGCTGCTCAAGAGAGGGAAAGCGGGACATTACGATCGGTTCAGCGATGCCCTGCGCTAAGAGCAGACCTCTTCTGCTGGGTAGACTATAGAACAAGTGTACAGCCTGATCAGTGGGCCACAGCTGGTCTTTTAGCTTGAGCACCTCTCACCAAATCCTGCACATTTCTTGCCCTTCACCTGCAACTCAATAGTCGTACGACTGCTAATGCTCTCTCCTTCCCCGCATTCAAGTTAGCAGATCACCCTTCTACTGCTGGCTTCAAAACTCACACGCTGCCTCAAATAGACTAGAGCTGTcatgttgtcattttattttcttgttacaAGTTTCCAACCACTTTCTAAGCCTCTTCTCCTCCCTTGAACTTGAAAGATACCATCTTCCTTAGCTAATCCTTCAATCTCATCGGTGGGGGAGGCGTAAGAGAAAAGTGATGCATCCGGTCTAGGGTCTAAGACCCACCCGGTCCCCCCGCACCCTCCTCCTTGTAATTTCCAACAGGGAAAGACTTCTGTGCTCAGAACCCTCTAGAAACACTTGAAATTCCTTACACAAAGAGACCACAATTCCACAGTCTTCCTCCAAGACATATTCTCCATAGAACTCTTTCTGTGTTGGATCCATATCGCTCCACTGGTCCTGGGAGAAGCACACAGCCACGTCCTTGAAAGTTACCAATCCCTGAAATGACACAGGCTTCAGTGAAAACGGGACGCTTCCTGGAGCCTCCTATTTCATTCCTGGGGTGAAGGTTATGCCAGGAGACAAAAGGGACTCTCGCGGGACTCTGGGCTCCCTTTCAGGAAATCCGTGTCACCCTCGGCTGCTGCTCCCCGACTTCCTACTTTTGCATgggccctgctctgtgccctccgGTCCCCCTGCTTTCTCTAAGGGCCAGCCTCTGCTCTTCTTCTGGAGCATATTGGTTAAAATACAGGAGAAGTCTTCAAAGTCGTCATTAACTCCCTATTTGAGGCTTTCGTGCCACCTACATTTCTGCAAGAATTCACCTTTTCTAGAAAGCTTTCCCTGACCTTCTCCGGGCACCCCTATCGTTCACACAGTCGACCCAGCACGCGCGGGACCCCTTCCTGCAGCTAGGCTATGATCTGCGACCACGGGTGAACGCTACGGCTTCTCTCCAGCCTCACAGCGTGGCCACGGTGACAGCTCCGCACAGGCCACGGCCTGACCGAATGCGGTCCCAGGAAGGGGATTCCACACAAGTTCAGAAATCATTTCTGCAGCACAGTGGCCGTTCTGACAAACGACTACCAAGTTTActcctgagaaaacaaaaacaagccctCAGTCAGCAACTCACTCAAGGTGTGCTGGAGTATTCCAAAATAATCGCATTCGGTTAGTCCCTCTCTCTGGGCGGCGGCAAATAAAGAGGCTCTGGAGCCTGACGGGCTGGCCGCGACAATTATGATTTATCTCGTCACATGCAGCTCCTCCCGCCGCAGACACGTCTAGAACCGAGAGCTTAAACTGACAAGGAGGAGAGCGGGAACGGGCGTCCTGCCTGACCTGAGGGTGCTGAGGTGTGAGCTAATGCCTGCTgcttcttcaaattctgtgtggCACAGAGGGAAACGAGAGCACACCTGTGAGAGAGCAGTAAGAAAGGCAACCATCTCTGGGTTTCCAGGGCTCCTCTCTTCAGGAAGGTCTGGGCCCTGTGGCACTGGAACCTCTGAGAAGAAAAGGCGGCAGCGATCAGCAAtaggcagcccccccccccccgcccccctcccaatAACTGGCAGGCAGCTCTCATCATCTCTGGTGGGAATCCAGAAACTGGCCTAAGGGCAGCTCGGGTCATCCCAATGCCGCCACCTGGAACGCCACTGGCAGGCCAAGAGAACCACCAAGAATACTGCCATTTCAGCTCGGCTCTGTTTCTGGGGGACTCCAACTAGTACGGTCTCCCCTCAATGCCCCGGATTCTGTGATTTATTCCCACGATGCTCTACCTAGCCTCCTCAGTAGAGGGGAAATAGCGCCCTTCCCGCACTCTGCCCGCCACAATGCCCCCTTTCTGCTGAGGCTTCCCACCGCTCTGCTGCAGGGGCTGAAATTCCAGTTCGTGGCACACGCTCGGCTCTTCCGGTGGCCCCAGGTCTGGGCTCTGCGTGGTCTCCTCGTGGGACTCCTCAGGAGTTGAGGTCTGCACAGCGTTCTGCAGCTCGTTAGGTGATTCGGGCTCTGCTCCTGGATGCACCGTCTCCTCTGACAGGACTTCCTGCCCATGAACATGGACAGTCACCTGGGAAGGATTCCAATTTCcagtcagcatggagtccagaGGAAAGTCTCAGTTGTCATCAGGGCTTATTTTAGGAGAAGCTGTCAACAGAAAAACTCCCAGagggtcccagaggaggaggagacgcTCCAGTCCCGCTGGGGCATGCAAGGGCTGTCGAAGGCTACCCTCACCAGGACAAAGCAGGGACATTTGGACGCTGCACCGCTTGCTCAGTTCCCTCAAGCCTGCCCTTGTCACCCAGGGCTCTGAGGTGCCCGTCCTTCCCatccccacctctcccacctgCAGCTTTCTTgctgtttgtttccctctcttattGTCCTGGGTAAGAGAGGGGGCCCCTGTGACCGAGCATCTAGGAGAACCTCTGAGGAAGTCACAAAATTGGCCTCCTCAGGAACTGGAGGTTTGACATTCACAGGAAGGAAAACCAAAGCCTTACGATCCTTGGGTGCTGAGGTCTCTAAGGTGGTCCCAAGGCAGGCATTTCAAAAACCAGAAAgtcacactcactcactcactcacacacacaaacacacaaacacacacggcATACACACACTCTGCCCCATACAGATGCAGGTGCAACCCACAAGCAGAGCCAATTAATTTTAAAGGGTAAATTATGGGGGCCCTGTATGCCCTGCCCCCAAATCCATCCTTCCAGCAAAAGTCCCCCTCCACATCACACAGATCAGGActccccctcctcacccaccGCCTTGGTCTCCTGGGTTGTTTCTGCAAACCCTCCACCAGCGTCACGGCCTCCTCGCCACTCTCTGGCCGCTGGCCCCGCACCCAGCTCTGTAGTTCTCCGGGCAGGACGGTAAGGAACTGTTCCAGCACAAGCAGCTCTAAGATCTGCTCCTTCGTCCGCCTTTCCGGCCTCAGCCACTGATGACAAAGTTCTCGCAGCCGAATGAGAGCTTCTCGAGGGCTTGCTGCCTCCTGGTAGCGGAAGCGCCGGAAGTTCTGGTGTGAGGTCTCAAGCACAGGGTCATCTCTCTGTAAGACAGACTCTGGCCTACAGGTGAAATCATCTTCCAATTTCACCATCAGGATTCCCTCTTCTTCCCAAAGATCCTGGTCCTCTGGTTCCAAGGCTGTAGCCATTGTTcggctctgggggtggggaggggtctcaCACCATCTAGAGCTCACAGTGTCATTACCCCCCAGTCTCAGCCTGGGCACCTCAAGGAGTTTCTCCCAAGGGAcctggggcagagaaggagagacagacaaccATATAAGCATGAGATCACACACAGGGACAACGCTTCTGAGTTCAACCATAACCCTGCACGCACCACACCTCCTCAAACTATTAAATCCCCTGCCCCTCGTCTTCACAGCCATCAGCCCTAAATAGATTTGGTTGAAATAAGATGATCTATGCCTGAAGGTATGTTCTCTTACCCCTTTTCCCAGGCCAGGCTCACACcccacagagaaatagaaaaaaaggcatCTCTACTTCATGAAACCCGTGAGCCGTCGAGGACAAAGGACACGGTTAATCACCTGCTGGAACAGGTATACTGCCCACCATCCGTGTTACACACACGTTTACGTACGCACCAGGATGTATAGTCTGAGAAGAGACACCTCAGCCAGGCTAAAACAGATGGGGAGGCCTTTATGAAGGATCATTTTGCACGGACTCACTTGGTATTAATGCCGCTGAACAGTGGGGGGACTCTCGGCGACTAGAGGGGCAGACCGCATGAGGCAACAGCAAGGAAAGCCACTTGCCCAGTGGCTGGCACAGAGGCACTCCCAAAAGCAACCTTCCCCTTATCAAGGCGTCTTCATGGAAGACCTCCAGACCCAGGTGTTCAAAACTGAATTTGTCACGCGTGCTCCCAAATCTACCTCTCCTGCCGGGATCCTGTCTCGGCTGCGATCGTCACTTCTTAAGGTAAACACTCAACTTTGTGACCTTTGGACTccactctgacccttccccattgcTTACAGCTCATTAAACCAGTTCTCCCTCTTAAGCCTCTTAGAtctatttcctcctcctctttcccacaGACTGCTTTGGTTTGGGCCCTCCGCTCTCCCCTGGACTCCCGCCAGAACTCCCCAACTGGGATCCCTGCAGTGCTGGACCAGGAGTAAAGTGCAGCGTAATTATGGTGGAGCTTTTTGCAAGACAAGTATCACACCATCACTCTTCTGGATACTTCGATTTAGTCGACTGAGGCAACCGTTATCTTTAGAAACGGCACACGAAGTTCTGATGTGCCTCGCGGCCGAGAAAACATCTAGGGTGTGTAAGGTAAGGAACGAGGGCCCTGGCGTCAGACTGCCAGGGTTTAAATCCGGGCTCTACCGTTTCCCAGGGGTGAGGCCACCGTTCAGTTCCTACGTTCCTTCTGCCTGTTTCCATTCACGGCTCGGAGGGAAGAATGGCATCCATCCGACAGCACGACGACGAGGGTTAAACGTATCCCAAGCTGTGAAGGGCTTGGATGAGCGGAGGCACCCCAATGTTAACTATTATCTTTCTAAATTGTAGTCCCAACCGCACTGCTCACATTTGAAAACACTTCTGTCGGGTAGATCAGCTCTACAATCCTTGGCACGGCACGTGAAGCTCTTCACCGCCGGCCCTCGGCTGGTTTTTCAAGCCTCCTATCCTACCCTTTTCTGTGTCTCACGGACTGAAAAGGGTGCACCGCTCATCTCCTGAAAGGGGGGGGGTCTCTTCAGGCCACCATGTCTGCAGGAAGGCTGCTCCCCTAGGGCTGCAGGGGGCGCTCCCCTCCTCCTCATTCCCGTGATTCACACTTTGGGTACTTACCGGTTCTTGTCTGCACTGCTCCAACCGCCTCCGGATTGGTTACCTTCAAGTTAGCACTGACGGGCTCTCAAGAGTGAC contains the following coding sequences:
- the ZNF202 gene encoding zinc finger protein 202 isoform X1, translating into MAVKTRGRGFNSLRRCGACRVMVELRSVVPVCDLMLIWLSVSPSLPQVPWEKLLEVPRLRLGGNDTVSSRWCETPPHPQSRTMATALEPEDQDLWEEEGILMVKLEDDFTCRPESVLQRDDPVLETSHQNFRRFRYQEAASPREALIRLRELCHQWLRPERRTKEQILELLVLEQFLTVLPGELQSWVRGQRPESGEEAVTLVEGLQKQPRRPRRWVTVHVHGQEVLSEETVHPGAEPESPNELQNAVQTSTPEESHEETTQSPDLGPPEEPSVCHELEFQPLQQSEVPVPQGPDLPEERSPGNPEMVAFLTALSQGLVTFKDVAVCFSQDQWSDMDPTQKEFYGEYVLEEDCGIVVSLSFPIPRLDEISHVREEEPLVPDIPEPQEPQEPEILSFTYTGDRSEDEEEYLEQEDVSLEDIHRSILGDPEIHQTPDWEIVFEDDPSRPNERSFGTNTSQVNSLSNLRESMPICPLLGRHHDCPVCGKSFTCNSHLVRHLRTHTGEKPYKCMECGKSYTRSSHLARHQKVHKMGTAYKFPLNRKNLDETSPLVQPERTPPVEKPFRCDDCGKHFRWTSDLVRHQRTHTGEKPFFCTICGKSFSQKSVLTTHQRIHLGGKPYLCGECGEDFSDHRRYLAHRKTHAAEELYLCSECGRCFNHSAAFAKHLRGHASVRPCRCNECGKSFSRRDHLVRHQRTHTGEKPFTCSTCGKSFSRGYHLIRHQRTHSEKTS
- the ZNF202 gene encoding zinc finger protein 202 isoform X2, with amino-acid sequence MATALEPEDQDLWEEEGILMVKLEDDFTCRPESVLQRDDPVLETSHQNFRRFRYQEAASPREALIRLRELCHQWLRPERRTKEQILELLVLEQFLTVLPGELQSWVRGQRPESGEEAVTLVEGLQKQPRRPRRWVTVHVHGQEVLSEETVHPGAEPESPNELQNAVQTSTPEESHEETTQSPDLGPPEEPSVCHELEFQPLQQSEVPVPQGPDLPEERSPGNPEMVAFLTALSQGLVTFKDVAVCFSQDQWSDMDPTQKEFYGEYVLEEDCGIVVSLSFPIPRLDEISHVREEEPLVPDIPEPQEPQEPEILSFTYTGDRSEDEEEYLEQEDVSLEDIHRSILGDPEIHQTPDWEIVFEDDPSRPNERSFGTNTSQVNSLSNLRESMPICPLLGRHHDCPVCGKSFTCNSHLVRHLRTHTGEKPYKCMECGKSYTRSSHLARHQKVHKMGTAYKFPLNRKNLDETSPLVQPERTPPVEKPFRCDDCGKHFRWTSDLVRHQRTHTGEKPFFCTICGKSFSQKSVLTTHQRIHLGGKPYLCGECGEDFSDHRRYLAHRKTHAAEELYLCSECGRCFNHSAAFAKHLRGHASVRPCRCNECGKSFSRRDHLVRHQRTHTGEKPFTCSTCGKSFSRGYHLIRHQRTHSEKTS